One window of the Hyperolius riggenbachi isolate aHypRig1 chromosome 5, aHypRig1.pri, whole genome shotgun sequence genome contains the following:
- the KLF6 gene encoding Krueppel-like factor 6: MDVLPMCSIFQELQIVHDTGYFSALPSLEEYWQQTCLELERYLQSEPCYVSASEFKFDREEDLWTKFILACEKKDEPNAQLICIKTEDMSDSQNLETTSLNSDLSSELSDGSEELSPTTKFTSDPICDMVIKSEPFSSSVTSTPPSSPEQGKESPTHLWNAITGELHSPGKMHSGCFGKTLEQGSPISGETSPDGRKRVHKCNFNGCKKVYTKSSHLKAHQRTHTGEKPYRCSWEGCTWRFARSDELTRHFRKHTGAKPFKCTHCDRCFSRSDHLALHMKRHI; encoded by the exons ATGGATGTTCTACCAATGTGCAGCATCTTCCAGGAGCTACAGATCGTGCACGACACTGGCTACTTCTCCGCTTTACCATCTCTGGAGGAATATTGGCAACAG ACGTGCTTGGAGCTCGAACGCTACCTACAAAGTGAACCTTGCTACGTTTCGGCCTCCGAATTTAAATTTGACAGGGAAGAGGACCTTTGGACCAAATTTATTCTGGCATGTGAGAAAAAAGATGAGCCGAATGCTCAGCTCATCTGCATCAAAACTGAGGACATGTCCGATAGTCAGAACTTAGAGACAACTAGTTTGAACTCGGACCTTAGTAGCGAATTATCCGACGGCTCTGAAGAACTTTCACCGACCACCAAATTTACCTCAGATCCGATCTGCGATATGGTGATCAAATCGGAACCCTTCAGTTCGTCAGTCACCTCCACCCCTCCTTCATCCCCAGAGCAGGGCAAGGAGTCTCCCACTCATTTGTGGAATGCTATCACTGGAGAACTCCATTCCCCTGGAAAAATGCACTCTGGTTGCTTTGGAAAGACTCTTGAACAGGGTAGTCCTATCAGCGGAGAGACCTCACCGGATGGCAGGAAACGCGTCCATAAGTGTAATTTCAATGGCTGCAAGAAAGTTTACACGAAGAGCTCGCATCTGAAAGCACATCAGAGAACCCACACAG GAGAGAAGCCTTACAGGTGTTCGTGGGAGGGCTGTACGTGGCGTTTTGCACGAAGCGATGAACTGACCAGACACTTCCGAAAGCATACCGGTGCCAAGCCATTTAAGTGCACACATTGCGACAG GTGTTTCTCCAGATCAGATCACCTGGCTCTGCACATGAAGCGACACATATGA